A portion of the Rhodopseudomonas sp. BAL398 genome contains these proteins:
- a CDS encoding collagen-like protein: protein MKKRAILVGLATLMMTSGAAMALDVYTVKIDGGRLIVIGKTTAPNQEVELVNTGDKVKSSSSRRFRFVLNYLPETCKLNFKSGTETLDDRLVANCAPKGDAGPAGPAGPAGPAGPAGPKGDAGPKGDVGPKGDAGPKGDAGPKGEPGPKGDTGPKGETGPKGETGPKGETGPTGETGPKGDTGAKGEPGPKGG from the coding sequence ATGAAGAAACGAGCAATTCTGGTTGGTTTGGCCACGTTGATGATGACATCGGGCGCCGCAATGGCGCTTGACGTCTACACCGTGAAAATCGACGGCGGCAGGCTGATTGTTATCGGCAAGACCACCGCGCCCAACCAGGAGGTCGAACTCGTCAACACCGGTGACAAGGTCAAGAGCTCCTCGTCGCGACGCTTCCGGTTCGTGCTCAACTACCTGCCCGAAACCTGCAAGCTGAATTTCAAATCCGGAACCGAAACGCTGGACGACCGGCTAGTCGCCAATTGCGCTCCCAAGGGCGATGCCGGGCCTGCTGGTCCCGCGGGCCCCGCCGGTCCTGCTGGCCCGGCCGGACCCAAAGGAGATGCGGGACCGAAGGGTGACGTTGGCCCGAAGGGTGACGCGGGCCCCAAAGGTGATGCTGGTCCCAAGGGTGAGCCCGGTCCGAAGGGCGATACCGGACCGAAGGGCGAAACCGGGCCGAAAGGTGAAACAGGGCCAAAGGGCGAAACAGGTCCCACGGGCGAAACGGGCCCCAAGGGCGACACCGGAGCCAAAGGAGAGCCCGGCCCGAAGGGCGGCTAA
- the nthB gene encoding nitrile hydratase subunit beta: MDGAHDMGGVAGFGPVVPEPNEPWFHAEWERRAFALTLAMARPGGWNIDMSRFARENRPPQDYLSKSYFEIWLAGLERLMAERELVTPDEIAAAKPLHPRQKVPVLQADDVAPMLRRGAPTTRAASHPARFVVGDRVRAKDIHPPTHTRLPRYVRGHVGVIELVHGAHVFADSNARGAGEDPQWLYTVVFDGRELWGADGEASATISVDAWESYLEPA, translated from the coding sequence ATGGACGGCGCGCATGACATGGGCGGCGTCGCCGGTTTCGGGCCGGTGGTGCCGGAGCCGAACGAGCCGTGGTTTCACGCCGAATGGGAGCGCCGCGCCTTCGCGCTGACGCTGGCGATGGCGCGGCCCGGCGGCTGGAATATCGACATGTCGCGCTTTGCTCGCGAGAACCGCCCGCCGCAGGATTATCTCTCGAAGAGCTATTTCGAGATCTGGCTGGCCGGGCTGGAGCGTCTGATGGCCGAGCGCGAGCTGGTAACGCCCGACGAGATCGCGGCCGCCAAGCCGCTGCATCCGCGCCAAAAGGTGCCGGTGCTGCAGGCCGACGATGTCGCGCCGATGCTGCGCCGCGGCGCGCCGACCACGCGCGCCGCCAGTCACCCGGCCCGCTTCGTGGTCGGCGACCGGGTCCGGGCCAAGGATATTCATCCGCCGACCCATACGCGGCTGCCGCGTTATGTCCGCGGCCATGTCGGCGTGATCGAGCTGGTCCATGGCGCCCATGTGTTTGCCGACAGCAACGCCCGCGGCGCCGGCGAGGATCCGCAATGGCTCTATACCGTGGTGTTCGACGGTCGCGAATTATGGGGCGCGGATGGCGAGGCGTCGGCGACGATCTCGGTCGACGCCTGGGAATCCTATCTGGAGCCGGCGTAA
- a CDS encoding YdhR family protein yields MITTVVQFHLATPISLDEATRRFEGSAPKYQKLPGLIRKYYIRSEDGRSAGGVYLWESRQAAEAVYGGEWRDRVAKLYGAEPVIAWFDTPVIVDNLMDGQITVDAAA; encoded by the coding sequence ATGATCACGACAGTAGTGCAATTTCATCTGGCGACGCCGATCAGCCTCGACGAGGCAACCCGCCGCTTCGAAGGCAGCGCGCCGAAATATCAGAAGCTGCCGGGGCTGATCCGCAAATACTACATCCGCTCCGAAGACGGCCGCAGCGCCGGCGGGGTGTATCTGTGGGAATCGCGGCAGGCCGCCGAGGCGGTCTATGGCGGCGAATGGCGCGACCGGGTCGCCAAGCTCTACGGCGCCGAGCCGGTGATCGCCTGGTTCGACACGCCGGTGATCGTCGACAATCTGATGGATGGACAGATCACGGTCGACGCCGCGGCGTGA
- the nthA gene encoding nitrile hydratase subunit alpha, which yields MSGHHHDHHHDHSELSETELRVRALESVLTEKGYVDPAALDLLIETYETKVGPRNGAAVVAKSWVDPEFCARLKADGTAAIGELGYEGRQGEHIVAVENTPQTHNMVVCTLCSCYPWPVLGLPPVWYKSAPYRSRAVKEPRAVLADFGVTLPDQTTIRVWDSTAEIRYLVIPMRPAGTEGWSEQQLAELVTRDSMIGTGLAKTPGAG from the coding sequence ATGAGCGGACACCATCACGACCATCATCACGACCATTCCGAATTGTCGGAGACCGAGCTGCGGGTTCGCGCCCTGGAATCGGTGCTGACCGAAAAGGGCTATGTCGATCCCGCCGCGCTTGATCTCTTGATCGAGACCTATGAGACCAAGGTCGGCCCGCGCAACGGCGCCGCCGTGGTGGCGAAGTCGTGGGTCGATCCGGAATTTTGCGCGCGGCTAAAGGCCGACGGCACCGCGGCGATTGGCGAGCTCGGCTATGAGGGCCGCCAGGGCGAGCACATCGTCGCGGTCGAGAACACACCGCAGACCCATAACATGGTCGTGTGCACACTGTGCTCCTGCTATCCGTGGCCGGTGCTGGGCCTGCCGCCGGTGTGGTACAAATCGGCGCCGTACCGCTCACGCGCCGTCAAGGAGCCGCGCGCCGTGCTGGCCGATTTCGGCGTGACGCTGCCGGACCAGACCACGATCCGGGTCTGGGATTCCACCGCCGAGATCCGCTATCTGGTGATCCCGATGCGGCCTGCGGGCACCGAAGGCTGGAGCGAACAGCAACTGGCCGAGCTGGTCACCCGCGACAGCATGATCGGCACCGGCCTGGCCAAAACGCCGGGGGCCGGCTGA
- a CDS encoding ATP-dependent helicase, protein MSLPATYLDGLNPEQRLAVEHGVGVVAACPLLVIAGAGSGKTNTLAHRVAHLLVNGADPRRILLMTFSRRAANEMTRRVERIARKVIGDGAGVMTQALGWAGTFHGIGARLLREHAEQIGLDQAFTIHDREDSADLMNLVRHELGFSKTQSRFPTKGTCLAIYSRCVNAETALDQVLGASFPWCAGWSAELKSLFAGYVEAKQRHNVLDYDDLLLYWAQTMAEPALADEIGGRFDHVLVDEYQDTNRLQSSILLALKPSGAGLTVVGDDAQSIYSFRAATVRNILDFPGQFSPPARIVTLDRNYRSTQSILAAANGVIDLAAERFTKNLWTDRASGARPQLVGVRDEADQARYIVERILDNREGGATLKQQAVLFRTSSHSGPLEIELTRRNVPFVKFGGLKFLDAAHIKDMLALLRFVQNPRDRVAGFRLMQLMPGVGPGSAQKALDFIAATADPIAALIDAPAPPRAGEDWRGFVETVTELRSGRAGWPSEMERARLWYEPQLERLHEDATTRRADLIQLEQIAGGYPSRERFLTELTLDPPDATSDQAGVPLLDEDYLILSTIHSAKGQEWKSVFVLNVVDGCMPSDLGTGSSAAIEEERRLLYVAMTRARDDLHLVVPQRFFTHGQNAQGDRHVYGSRSRFIPDRLLGLFERVSWPLAAASAAVAARQGPRIDIGARMRGMWR, encoded by the coding sequence GTGTCCCTGCCCGCAACCTATCTGGACGGCCTCAATCCGGAGCAGCGGCTGGCGGTCGAACACGGCGTCGGTGTCGTGGCCGCCTGCCCGCTGCTGGTGATCGCCGGCGCCGGTTCCGGCAAGACCAATACGCTGGCGCATCGCGTCGCGCATCTATTGGTCAATGGTGCCGATCCGCGGCGGATTCTGCTGATGACATTCTCGCGCCGCGCCGCCAACGAAATGACGCGCCGGGTCGAGCGGATCGCCCGCAAGGTGATCGGCGATGGCGCCGGCGTCATGACCCAGGCGCTGGGTTGGGCTGGCACCTTCCACGGCATCGGCGCGCGGCTGCTGCGCGAACATGCCGAGCAGATCGGGCTCGATCAGGCCTTCACGATCCACGACCGCGAGGATTCCGCCGACCTGATGAATCTGGTGCGCCACGAGCTCGGTTTTTCCAAAACCCAGAGCCGGTTTCCCACCAAGGGCACGTGTCTGGCGATCTATTCGCGCTGCGTCAACGCCGAGACCGCGCTGGACCAGGTGCTGGGCGCCTCGTTTCCATGGTGCGCCGGCTGGTCCGCCGAATTGAAATCGCTGTTCGCCGGCTATGTCGAGGCCAAGCAGCGCCACAACGTGCTCGATTACGACGATCTGCTGCTGTACTGGGCCCAGACTATGGCCGAGCCGGCGCTGGCCGACGAGATCGGCGGCCGCTTCGACCACGTGCTGGTCGACGAATATCAGGACACCAACCGCCTGCAATCGTCGATCCTGCTGGCGCTGAAGCCGTCCGGCGCCGGCCTCACCGTGGTCGGCGACGACGCCCAGTCGATCTATTCGTTCCGCGCCGCCACCGTGCGCAACATCCTTGATTTCCCCGGCCAGTTCAGCCCGCCTGCCCGCATCGTCACGCTGGACCGCAACTATCGCTCGACGCAATCCATTCTCGCCGCCGCCAATGGGGTGATCGATCTGGCGGCCGAGCGCTTCACCAAGAATCTGTGGACCGATCGCGCGTCGGGCGCGCGGCCGCAGCTGGTCGGCGTCCGCGACGAGGCCGATCAGGCGCGCTACATCGTCGAGCGCATACTCGACAATCGCGAAGGCGGCGCCACGCTGAAGCAACAGGCCGTGCTGTTCCGCACCTCGTCGCATTCCGGGCCGCTGGAGATCGAGCTGACCCGGCGGAACGTCCCCTTCGTCAAATTCGGCGGGCTGAAATTCCTCGACGCCGCGCATATCAAGGACATGCTGGCGCTGCTGCGCTTTGTGCAGAACCCACGCGACCGCGTCGCCGGCTTCCGGCTGATGCAGCTGATGCCGGGCGTCGGCCCCGGCTCGGCGCAGAAGGCGCTGGATTTCATCGCTGCGACCGCCGATCCGATTGCCGCGCTCATTGATGCCCCCGCGCCGCCGCGTGCCGGCGAGGATTGGCGCGGCTTCGTCGAGACCGTGACTGAGTTGCGCAGCGGCCGCGCCGGCTGGCCGTCCGAGATGGAACGCGCGCGGCTGTGGTACGAGCCGCAGCTCGAGCGTCTGCACGAGGACGCGACCACGCGCCGCGCCGATCTGATCCAGCTCGAGCAGATCGCCGGCGGCTATCCGTCGCGCGAGCGTTTTCTCACTGAGCTGACGCTGGACCCGCCCGACGCCACCTCGGACCAGGCCGGCGTGCCGCTGTTGGACGAGGACTATCTGATCCTGTCGACGATCCATTCGGCCAAGGGCCAGGAATGGAAATCGGTGTTCGTGCTCAATGTGGTCGACGGCTGCATGCCGTCCGATCTCGGCACCGGCAGCTCGGCGGCGATCGAGGAGGAGCGCCGCCTGCTCTATGTGGCGATGACCCGCGCCCGCGACGATCTGCACCTGGTGGTGCCGCAGCGCTTCTTCACCCACGGCCAGAACGCCCAGGGCGACCGTCACGTCTATGGTTCGCGCAGCCGCTTCATCCCCGACCGGCTGCTCGGACTGTTCGAACGGGTCAGTTGGCCGCTCGCCGCCGCCAGCGCAGCCGTCGCGGCCCGGCAGGGCCCGCGCATCGACATCGGCGCACGGATGCGCGGGATGTGGCGGTAG